The Limnospira fusiformis SAG 85.79 genomic interval GTTGAAGCCGTTAGTCCCCGACGCAGAGAAAAATTATCAACATTTTCGTTACCCGGAAGTTTAGTGCAAATCACCTGACCTCGAGTCGCCTTTCCCCACCTTTTCGGGAATACCTCATGGTGGGTAATGACGGTCTGGGAATATTTGAACCCTCGGCACTCCATAAAGTAGCCATCCACATCATCCCGGCCGCCGTCTAAATGCAAAGCCACATAAAAACGGCAGGCGGTCAGAACTTCATAGAGATCACGTTTTTGGTTGATTAAATCACCAATCATAGCTGATACCACAACTAAATAGTTGTTCCTAAAGTTGGGACTTTCTGCAACCCCGAATGGCTGATTTCAATGGTTTCCTTAAACAGATCTGTTGCATCTGAACTAGCTTGGGTGGTCGTATACTTGGCGGGGAGACAGTCCCTCAAATTCCAACGAGCCCCCTCGGAGCCATCCTGTTTGTAAAGTACCAAGGAAGCATCACTCACCTTGGCGATCGCGTCAGTTTTACCACCAATCATCGCCGGGGGATGACAATAGTTGTTCCTAAAGTTGGGACTTTCTGCAACCCCGAATGGCTGATTTCAATGGTTTCCTTAAACAGATCTGTTGCATCTGAACTAGCTTGGGTGGTCGTATACTTGGCGGGGAGACAGTCCCTCAAATTCCAACGAGCCCCCTCGGAGCCATCCTGTTTGTAAAGTACCAAGGAAGCATCACTCACCTTGGCGATCGCGTCAGTTTTACCACCAATCATCGCCGGGGGATGACAGTCGAGATACCATTTTACCAGGGCATCATTTTCAGCGGTAGTCACAAACTCCAGAGTCATATTTTCAAAGGTTACGGATGCGGGCGTAATTTGAGTTTCACTTTTCACGTTTTTTCCCGAACCGATCGACTGCCCCTCTGCGGCTGGGTCAATACTAATAGAAATCCCACTCACTTTGGAAATTAGCAAACGAGTATTATTGCCAAATTCAAAGTAAAACCGCGCAGAAGTCAAATATTCATAGGCCATAATTTAAATCTCTCCTAACCTAACCGATAAGCGCCCTGAAGGCTTTGTAGGGGCGGGTGCTAGTAGGGGCGGGTGCTAGATCCGCCACGGGAAAACCAGCCAACTACCTGCACCCGCCCTTCTTTCAGGGGACGGGAAAACCAGCCAATTCTGCACCCGCCCTTCTTTGAGGGGACGGGAAAACCAGCCAATTCTGCACCCGCCCTTCTTTGAGGGGACGGGAAAACCAGCCAATTCTGCACCCGCCCTTCTTTGAGGGGACGGGAAAACCAGCCAATTCTGCACCCGCCCTTCTTTCAGGGGACGGGAAAACTAGCCAATTCTGCACCCGCCCTTCTTTGAGGGGACGGGAAAACCAGCCAATTCTGCACCCGCCCTTCTTTCAGGGGACGGGAAAACCAGCCAATTCTGCACCCGCCCTTCTTTCAGGGGACGGGAAAACCAGCCAATTCTGCACCCGCGCCCGATACTGATGCACCCACCTACCCATAAATTAAACCGCAGCCCCACTCCTCATACTGGCAACTTGACCGCCCAGAGCCACCTCTTTGGTAATCATTTCAGCAACGATTTCGTAGGTTTCAACCGCCAAATCTCCCGAGGTCGAGTCCATATCAGCAATGGAATATTTTTTCGGCCAAGCACGTTCCAGGTTCCAGCGTAAAACCTCTTCTCCGTCAGGAGAATACAGCACCACAGAACCACTAGCCCGGTACTGAGACCATTTCCCTTCTCCTCCCTCTTCGGGTGGTAGACAGGCTTTGAACCAAGCAAATAGCTGGCGACTGGCATCGTTGGGGTCGTCGCTGATGTAGGTTTCGATCGTCATTGATGGGTTGCTTTCATAACCGGCGATCGTACTTTGGCGAACCCGGCGACCTTTGCGACCAGAACCCAAGGCTTTATCACCTCCGGCTACTTTTCCCTCGTAGGTCAGGGCTGCCATACTTTTGATATAAGCATTTTGGACAATATTCCCGACAGTATCATTGCGAAAATCAATTTGATACCGGGTGGCGGTAGTGGTAAAAACCGGAGCAGCACTACTCATGATTCGATTCCCTTGTTTAAGTGTAAATATCAAA includes:
- a CDS encoding phage tail protein, producing the protein MVSAMIGDLINQKRDLYEVLTACRFYVALHLDGGRDDVDGYFMECRGFKYSQTVITHHEVFPKRWGKATRGQVICTKLPGNENVDNFSLRRGLTASTTLWDWIANVHDGGWSSKFKNGFLTIYRQDSSEGARFAFSGGWPVSYSITDNMASGSDLALEELEIACEGFERVL
- a CDS encoding phage tail protein, which encodes MIGGKTDAIAKVSDASLVLYKQDGSEGARWNLRDCLPAKYTTTQASSDATDLFKETIEISHSGLQKVPTLGTTI
- a CDS encoding phage tail protein; translated protein: MAYEYLTSARFYFEFGNNTRLLISKVSGISISIDPAAEGQSIGSGKNVKSETQITPASVTFENMTLEFVTTAENDALVKWYLDCHPPAMIGGKTDAIAKVSDASLVLYKQDGSEGARWNLRDCLPAKYTTTQASSDATDLFKETIEISHSGLQKVPTLGTTIVIPRR
- a CDS encoding phage tail protein, producing MSSAAPVFTTTATRYQIDFRNDTVGNIVQNAYIKSMAALTYEGKVAGGDKALGSGRKGRRVRQSTIAGYESNPSMTIETYISDDPNDASRQLFAWFKACLPPEEGGEGKWSQYRASGSVVLYSPDGEEVLRWNLERAWPKKYSIADMDSTSGDLAVETYEIVAEMITKEVALGGQVASMRSGAAV